Proteins encoded by one window of Hyla sarda isolate aHylSar1 chromosome 13, aHylSar1.hap1, whole genome shotgun sequence:
- the LOC130297698 gene encoding bactericidal permeability-increasing protein-like, protein MAPGYTLTMALCVVLVGATYAGNPGFVVRVTQKGLEYAREQGMTVLRQKLSTIHLPDFSGSYDVGILGKVKYNIDSMVITNFQLPSSQVTLLPNVGMKLSISGAYIQIRGNWGVRYLFVSTSGDFELKVLGISISVGLSLGSDGSGRPTISTTECSAHISDMQVHFSGGLDWLINLFDDVIASSLKNTMEDQLCNKVNDAVKNQLEPVLRSLPVTAKIDDVAAIDYSLIGPPAVTSENLDAQLKGEFFDQSHRSSPPFSPQPLSLPDDHSLMVYLAASDYLFNTAGFVYQSAGKLIFNVTDDMIPKDFPVRLNTTSFGKMIPQISKMYPDMLMKLKISSPSAPSLAVEPGNVTISPVLDIQAYAVLPNSSLASLFLLNLSAHAVAKIGVNSSRIVGYLELSSIKIDLKHSDVGPFPVELLNFAVNYYVSHILLPRVNEILVHGYPLPLLDDVELFNVVLKLHEHYLLLGADVKYG, encoded by the exons CTCGTGAACAAGGGATGACTGTTCTACGACAGAAGCTCTCAACTATTCATTTGCCGGATTTCTCAGGATCTTATGATGTTGGAATCCTGGGAAAAGTGAAGTACAACATCGATAG TATGGTTATAACCAATTTCCAGTTGCCCAGTTCACAAGTCACCCTTCTTCCCAATGTTGGCATGAAGCTCTCCATCTCCGGGGCCTACATTCAAATACGTGGAAATTGGGGAGTACGTTATCTGTTTGT ATCGACTAGTGGTGACTTTGAATTAAAGGTCCTGGGGATCTCGATTTCTGTGGGCCTGAGTTTGGGAAGCGATGGTTCTGGTCGACCCACAATATCTACTACTGAATGCAGTGCCCATATCTCCGACATGCAAGTGCATTTTTCTGGAGGACTTGA TTGGCTCATTAACCTCTTTGATGATGTCATCGCCTCATCCTTAAAAAACACCATGGAAGACCAG CTTTGTAATAAGGTGAATGACGCAGTAAAAAATCAGCTGGAGCCTGTATTGAGAAGTTTACCAG TTACAGCCAAAATTGATGATGTGGCCGCTATTGATTATTCTTTGATCGGACCTCCAGCGGTGACTTCTGAAAATTTAGATGCACAACTGAAG GGAGAATTTTTTGACCAGTCCCATCGCAGCTCACCACCATTTTCCCCGCAGCCGCTGTCCTTACCTGATGACCACAGCCTCATGGTGTACCTTGCCGCCTCTGATTATTTATTTAATACCGCTGGATTTGTCTATCAGTCTGCAGGGAAGCTCATCTTTAATGTGACAGATGATATG ATTCCAAAAGATTTTCCTGTGCGACTGAATACAACATCCTTTGGAAAAATGATACCCCAG ATATCAAAGATGTATCCAGATATGCTAATGAAGCTCAAGATTTCATCGCCTTCTGCTCCGTCTCTGGCCGTGGAACCAGGAAATGTGACCATTTCACCAGTTTTGGACATCCAGGCTTATGCAGTATTACCAAACTCCTCTCTGGCTTCTCTTTTCCTATTAAACTTG tCAGCTCATGCTGTGGCAAAAATTGGGGTGAATTCAAGCAGAATTGTGGGGTACCTGGAGCTTAGCAg CATTAAGATTGATCTCAAACACTCAGACGTGGGGCCTTTCCCT GTGGAGCTTCTAAACTTCGCTGTGAACTATTATGTCTCACACATTCTGCTTCCCCGAGTTAATG AAATTCTGGTGCATGGCTATCCTCTCCCGTTGCTGGATGACGTTGAACTCTTCAATGTCGTGCTAAAGCTCCATGAG CATTACCTTCTTCTGGGAGCAGATGTCAAGTATGGATAA